The Daucus carota subsp. sativus chromosome 9, DH1 v3.0, whole genome shotgun sequence genome window below encodes:
- the LOC108203171 gene encoding uncharacterized protein LOC108203171 produces the protein MENFSYNSYPESGDSSPRSREIDFENPPPWEDSNYKVKFMCSYGGKIHPRPHDNQLAYVGGETKILAVDRSIKFAHLAGKLSAICDNSEVCFKYQLPGEDLDALISVTNDDDLEHMMHEYDRLYRASSKPARLRLFLFTVSSQTGSFGSGDAKSDRDRFVDALNTGPVQAPVVPPPNNVDFLFGLEKGAVPPSAVVAAAMARARDPGYSEADVVIQNHEDRIVSDRHDPIQKHIQDLQRLRISEEQQPQAAAFRRKSDEYYVQKMPEKLAPSQTLPAHLPAQSVPIPATYWPEKQMPYPPSSIGPDHQQQQQQQQQVYMIPSQPNMYQMARPVTGPAGQPNQGYYMQRMTPEVYREQPVYNVVSQAPQPTLPPQVVPKTTPFQATTTVMDSGYTQVAYDSASGRQVYYTTPPGVVSQPQGPVPLQYQPAPGYAVAGNYNQEGGSKVVPVKVSQTSG, from the coding sequence ATGGAAAATTTCTCCTACAACTCCTACCCTGAGTCAGGCGACTCGTCCCCCCGATCCCGAGAAATCGACTTCGAAAACCCGCCACCCTGGGAGGACTCAAACTACAAGGTGAAGTTCATGTGCAGTTACGGCGGCAAAATTCATCCTCGCCCTCATGACAACCAGCTTGCTTACGTGGGTGGCGAAACCAAGATCTTAGCGGTCGATCGATCCATTAAATTTGCGCATCTCGCGGGTAAGTTATCCGCGATTTGCGACAACTCGGAGGTCTGTTTTAAGTATCAGTTACCTGGTGAGGATCTCGACGCGCTGATCTCGGTGACTAATGATGATGATTTGGAGCATATGATGCATGAGTATGATCGGCTTTATCGAGCGTCTTCGAAACCGGCGAGGTTGAGGTTGTTTTTGTTTACGGTGAGTAGCCAGACCGGGAGTTTTGGATCTGGTGACGCGAAGTCGGACCGGGACCGATTTGTTGACGCGTTGAATACCGGTCCCGTTCAGGCTCCGGTTGTTCCGCCTCCGAATAACGTTGATTTTTTGTTCGGGCTGGAGAAAGGAGCTGTGCCGCCGTCGGCTGTTGTTGCGGCGGCGATGGCGAGAGCTCGGGATCCGGGTTATTCGGAGGCGGATGTCGTGATTCAAAATCACGAGGATCGGATCGTGTCTGATCGACACGATCCGATCCAGAAACATATCCAGGACTTGCAAAGACTAAGAATAAGCGAAGAGCAGCAGCCCCAGGCCGCTGCTTTTCGCAGAAAAAGCGATGAGTATTATGTACAAAAGATGCCGGAAAAATTAGCGCCGTCACAGACTTTACCCGCGCATCTACCCGCACAATCTGTTCCAATTCCAGCGACTTACTGGCCGGAAAAACAGATGCCTTATCCCCCGAGTTCAATCGGACCAGATCatcaacagcagcaacagcaacagcaacaagtTTACATGATTCCATCGCAACCAAACATGTACCAAATGGCCCGACCCGTGACCGGACCAGCCGGTCAACCAAATCAAGGCTACTATATGCAGCGCATGACACCTGAAGTTTACAGGGAGCAGCCTGTATACAATGTTGTGTCACAAGCACCACAGCCTACTTTACCGCCTCAAGTAGTCCCCAAAACGACACCGTTCCAGGCAACAACTACTGTGATGGACAGCGGTTACACACAGGTTGCTTATGACAGTGCTAGTGGTAGACAAGTTTACTATACTACGCCTCCGGGCGTAGTTTCGCAACCGCAGGGGCCAGTGCCCCTGCAGTATCAGCCCGCGCCAGGATACGCGGTGGCGGGGAATTACAATCAGGAGGGCGGTAGTAAGGTTGTTCCGGTGAAGGTCTCGCAAACATCAGGCTGA